A genomic window from Camarhynchus parvulus chromosome 27, STF_HiC, whole genome shotgun sequence includes:
- the MRPL45 gene encoding 39S ribosomal protein L45, mitochondrial, whose amino-acid sequence MGAAGERPEGAGGAPRLCWKAAEPLLRPGALPPCVVVPVRSRRKGPRLPEWARELSPEERDRRLRSAAPIFPDERMERTFFLACTAEIMDPYVPPEGDARLTSLSKDGVKQQMQKLRQTAASQLALRKIKDHDPDFSTKTFPERAQEIFIEAHNSLANFNKQKLHSLVTERCYPDMVRGNRYKTIRWRFLESLEPPRVVHVRCESILNRGNLYGQVTVRMHSRQILAIYDRFGRLMYGGEEIPKDVLEYVVFERYLVNPYGAWRMHGKIVPEWAPPKDPIIKTVMIPAPDPSQEHETVK is encoded by the exons ATGGGGGCCGCGGGGGAGCGGCCTGAGGGCGCCGGGGGGGCCCCGCGGCTCTGCTGGAAG GCTGCCGAGCCCCTGCTCCGTCCCGGGGCGCTGCCGCCCTGTGTGGTTGTGCCGGTGcggagcaggaggaagggccCGCGGCTGCCCGAGTGGGCCCGGGAGCTGAGCCCTGAGGAGAGGGACAGGCGGCTCCGGTCCGCGGCGCCGATCTTCCCGGACGAGCGCATGGAGCGCACCTTCTTCTTGGCTTGCACGG CTGAGATCATGGACCCCTACGTCCCTCCCGAGGGCGATGCCCGCCTGACCTCGCTGTCCAAGGACGGCGTGAAGCAGCAGATGCAGAAGCTGAGGCAGACAGCGGCCTCCCAGCTGGC CCTGCGGAAGATCAAGGATCACGACCCGGATTTCAGCACCAAAACCTTCCCTGAGAGAGCCCAGGAGATTTTTATTGAGGCCCACAACTCCCTGGCAAA CTTCAACAAGCAGAAGCTTCACTCCCTGGTGACCGAGCGCTGCTACCCC GACATGGTGCGTGGCAACAGGTACAAAACCATCCGCTGGAGGTTCCTGGAGTCCCTGGAGCCCCCCAGGGTGGTGCACGTGCGCTGTGAGAGCATCCTGAACCGCGGCAACCTCTACGGGCAGGTGACAGTGAGGATGCACAGCCGCCAG ATTTTGGCCATCTATGACCGCTTTGGGCGGCTCATGTACGGCGGGGAGGAGATTCCCAAGGACGTTCTGGAGTATGTTGTGTTTGAGAGGTACCTGGTGAACCCCTATGGAGCCTGGAGGATGCACGGCAAGATCGTCCCGGAGTGGGCCCCACCCAAGGATCCCATCATTAAG ACCGTGATGATTCCAGCCCCGGATCCCTCACAGGAACATGAAACAGTGAAGTAG